DNA sequence from the Chryseobacterium indicum genome:
AAGCTCCTGCTCTAAGATTGCATTGATCTTTTCACCGCCTTCTCTTAAAGTAATCGGCGCATGATCGTCTTCTAAATTGTCGTAAGGAAAACTCATCGCCAAATGACGTACCGCGGCTTCACTCTGCATTTTCACAAAATCTGAATACCTTTCCACATCAAAAGCGGCTTTGTAGGTATCTCCCACTTTCCAGACAATCACTACCGCAATTTCAATCGGGTTACCCATCTTGTCATTTACTTTCAGAGTTTGTCCCTGAAGATTTTCTGAACGGAGACTGATTTTCTGTGAGGAATATAAAGGGTTGATAAAAAACAGACCATTGTCTTTTACGGTTCCGACATATTTTCCGAAAAAGTTCAGCACTCTGGAATGATTCGGCTGAATAATCATCAATCCTTTCATAAAAAAGCAAAACAGAATAAATGACAGCAATGATAAAACGACAAGCGTAACACTGTTATCGACACCGATTGCAAATAAATAAACGGAAACGGCAAACAATCCAAGACAAATGACCAAAGTAAGGTATCCCGACATTGGTTTTAAGATTTTTTCCATGATATTAAATTTTAATTTGATACTATTTTGATATCATAAAGGTATAACTTTTTTCACATGAAAAATCATTTATTTTAAAATTTCTTTTGACTTGTCGGTTCAATTCTAAGCAAAAAAAATCCCTGAAAAATTAATTTCAGGGATCGTATGTATGATAAATTTTAAATTTATTTTTTATTTAAAATTCTAAATTTGTAATAAGAAGCGGCTGATAAAAGTGCCATTGTTGCAAGTCCGATATAAACCCAAGCCGGAACCGGAACCGGATCTCCCGCTGCGTAAGAGTGAAGTCCGCTCAGGTAGTAATTTACGCCGAAATACGTCATAACCATTGAACAGAATGCAAACATCGTCGCTACGTGGAATGCCCATCTGCTTCTTAATCCCGGAACCAGTCTCATGTGAAGAACAAATGCATATACCATAATGGAAATGAATGCCCATGTTTCCTTCGGATCCCAACTCCAGTATCTTCCCCAAGATTCGTTTGCCCAGATTCCTCCCAAGAAGTTTCCTACGGTTAATGCAAACAGACCTATGGTTAAAGACATTTCCGAAACGATTACCAATTCTTTCAACGTTGTATCGTGATGTAATTTATAGGTTTCTTTATTGGAAATGATATAAAATACCAAACTGATTACTGCAATGATCATCGACAGTGCAAAGAACCCGTAACTTGACGTAATAATCGCAACGTGAACAATCAGCCAATAGGATTTCAATACAGGAACCAACGGCGTAATCTGCGGATCAAGAGCTGAACCTCCGTGAGCAAATCCCATCATAATAACAGCTACCATAAATCCGGCTGCAGGAATTAAGGCATTGGAATTTCTGTACAGTAATAAACCTGCTGTAATTCCTACCCAAGAAATGAAAATAATGGCTTCATACCCGTTACTCCACGGAGCGTGACCGGAAATATACCATCTTGCCACCAAACCAAGGAAATGGAAAAGATATCCTACAATTCCTAAAACAATGATAACTTTAATTGCCTTGTTTAAAACTTTTTTAGACTTAAATAATTCAACAAAACCTAAGATTAATAACAATCCTCCGATTAATGTGTAGAAGATTAACAATTTGAAGTTGATGTTCACTTTATTCATGAAAACCTCAAGATCAACTTTAGATTTTGCAGGAACAACAGCTTTCCCCCATTTTTGCTGATATTCTGAAAGCTTCGCCAGTTGCGCATCTGCTTTTGACCAGTTTCCTGATTGCTGAGCCTGCAAAACTTCTGCAAAGTATGGCCCCATAACCTGTTGAGATTCCATATCCGGTTCCATTTTCTGATCCAGCCAGGAATGCCATGTGTGATTCGCGTCGTTCTTTACCGGAACAATTCTCATAAACTGACCGCTGAAAAATTCGTTGAAGATCTGAACTCTTTCGTTTACCGCAATCACTTCCTTATCATAATTGGTTTGTTCAGCCGGTTTTTTACGGAACGCAGTATTATAGTCGCTTTCAAGGATATATCTTAAATTTCCGTTCGCATCCGCAGGAAAAAGATTCATTAAAGAAGTATATCCGTCTTCGTCTGCTTTGGTTTTATTTTTCAGTTCGTCTCCGCCTTTTGTTCCCACTTTAATCATCGGAACCATCGTCCAGCTTGGCGTATCGATATTCACTGATAAAAACCATTGGTTTGCCGTTAGAGATTTTCCGTCTGTTCCTTTAAACTCGTCTTTTTTATAAAGCTTTCTTAAAACATCCAAAGCTTCGGTATTGATCGGAACGATTCTTCCTTCAAAATTCTGCACCAAAAGATATCCGAATTTATCAGCATGTTCTGCGCTGATTTTATTTCTTGCAATAATTTCATCGGCAGAAACCACTTTCATTTTTGTAAACGGCTGCGCTCCCTGTGGTTTTAATGTTTCTGAACTCTGAGTGTGACTGTGATTATCACCTTCCACATGGATGTGTTCCCTGCTTCCGTCGGTTGTGCCATGTGTCTCAATTTTCTGAGCATTTAAGCCGAAACTCAACAATAATAAAATTACGGCTGCTGCTTTCTTTTTGTTAACATCTTTCAGCATTTTGTTTAATTTCCAGAAGTGGGTTCCTTTCCAGAAGAACATAAAGAACATTCCCCCGAATAAGAATGTATACCCGATGTAGGAAATTAAAGTTCCCCAATAATCGTGGTTTACGGAAAGAACGGTTCCCATTCTGTCCGGATCGAAACTCGACTGGAAGAAACGGTAGCCTTTATGGTTCAGAACGTGGTTCATGTAGATTTTAAACGGAGTCTGTTTTCCTTCATCAACAATTTTAATGTGACTTTCGTACGCACTCGGAGAAGAACTTCCCGGATAAGTTTCCATAATGAAATCATCCAGTTTCAGCGAGAAAGGTGTATTGTAAATTTTAGGACCAAAACCGATCATGATGTTCAGTCCGTCCATTGTTACCTGTTTGTAAGCATTCGGATTTCCTTTTTCTACCGAAAGATCTACCAGTTGCTTTGTTTTAGGACCCTGAAGTTCTACCGTTAACATATCCGGAACATTCTGATCTTTCTTTCTGTCGCCTTCAATCGCCATCAGTTTTCCTTTTTTAAGACCTTCCGGAACAACTAATTTTAATTCGTTGATGGAATATAAACTTCTTAAAGCCAAAGGCTGGAATTCATCTTTCACCGTTGTTCCTGTTGCCTGAGTTGCCATCGTCATATAACTTGCATCCACAGGAGTTTTGATGAACAGTTTTCCGCCTTCGTTTTTAAATTCAACCGCTCCTTCAATAGCTCTGTTGAACGTTACCAAAGTTCCGTTGATTGATTTTGTTTCGCCCGGCTTGATGAAAATATTCTGTCTTCCGGTTTGTCCTGTGGAAACCAAATGAAGATATTCTGCTCCATTCTGATCAGCCAGAAGACTGTCTTTTTTTCGCTGCACATATTCTTTGGCAACTACTTTCACCTGCTTTCCGTGGAAATCGTAGGTTGCTTCCAGATCTTTGTGTAAAGGAGACATTAAGTAAGGAATGTCTTTATAGTTAAGAACATCGCCTTTCTCTTCAATCTGCACTTTCAGGAAGTTTTTATCAGTTACGATT
Encoded proteins:
- a CDS encoding SPFH domain-containing protein, which codes for MEKILKPMSGYLTLVICLGLFAVSVYLFAIGVDNSVTLVVLSLLSFILFCFFMKGLMIIQPNHSRVLNFFGKYVGTVKDNGLFFINPLYSSQKISLRSENLQGQTLKVNDKMGNPIEIAVVIVWKVGDTYKAAFDVERYSDFVKMQSEAAVRHLAMSFPYDNLEDDHAPITLREGGEKINAILEQELTERLSKAGITIQEARISHLAYASEIAGAMLQRQQATAIVAARTKIVEGAVGMVDLALKKLSEENIVELDDERKAAMVSNLMVVLCGEKAAQPILNAGTLYN
- the ccsA gene encoding cytochrome c biogenesis protein is translated as MKKLQDILISTRTMAVLLLVYAFAMAYATFLENDYGTPTAKALIYEAKWFELIMLLLILNFIGNIGRYRLWKREKWPVLVFHLAFVLIFIGGAITRYISFEGTMHIREGETSNEIVTDKNFLKVQIEEKGDVLNYKDIPYLMSPLHKDLEATYDFHGKQVKVVAKEYVQRKKDSLLADQNGAEYLHLVSTGQTGRQNIFIKPGETKSINGTLVTFNRAIEGAVEFKNEGGKLFIKTPVDASYMTMATQATGTTVKDEFQPLALRSLYSINELKLVVPEGLKKGKLMAIEGDRKKDQNVPDMLTVELQGPKTKQLVDLSVEKGNPNAYKQVTMDGLNIMIGFGPKIYNTPFSLKLDDFIMETYPGSSSPSAYESHIKIVDEGKQTPFKIYMNHVLNHKGYRFFQSSFDPDRMGTVLSVNHDYWGTLISYIGYTFLFGGMFFMFFWKGTHFWKLNKMLKDVNKKKAAAVILLLLSFGLNAQKIETHGTTDGSREHIHVEGDNHSHTQSSETLKPQGAQPFTKMKVVSADEIIARNKISAEHADKFGYLLVQNFEGRIVPINTEALDVLRKLYKKDEFKGTDGKSLTANQWFLSVNIDTPSWTMVPMIKVGTKGGDELKNKTKADEDGYTSLMNLFPADANGNLRYILESDYNTAFRKKPAEQTNYDKEVIAVNERVQIFNEFFSGQFMRIVPVKNDANHTWHSWLDQKMEPDMESQQVMGPYFAEVLQAQQSGNWSKADAQLAKLSEYQQKWGKAVVPAKSKVDLEVFMNKVNINFKLLIFYTLIGGLLLILGFVELFKSKKVLNKAIKVIIVLGIVGYLFHFLGLVARWYISGHAPWSNGYEAIIFISWVGITAGLLLYRNSNALIPAAGFMVAVIMMGFAHGGSALDPQITPLVPVLKSYWLIVHVAIITSSYGFFALSMIIAVISLVFYIISNKETYKLHHDTTLKELVIVSEMSLTIGLFALTVGNFLGGIWANESWGRYWSWDPKETWAFISIMVYAFVLHMRLVPGLRSRWAFHVATMFAFCSMVMTYFGVNYYLSGLHSYAAGDPVPVPAWVYIGLATMALLSAASYYKFRILNKK